Proteins from one Impatiens glandulifera chromosome 2, dImpGla2.1, whole genome shotgun sequence genomic window:
- the LOC124926890 gene encoding uncharacterized protein LOC124926890 isoform X2, which yields MMENGDRKLSGAGTSKKSRSLDINSLYKSVSPREGHKNKRKTIVDDDRDNKVSKKKKKSRKEVSLSTFEAQDDSQGDDESRKILSRSGRADGISLTLDDKDDVIRIPKRRRDFIGRKRYGSNQTSKPQSPSHNDIISPVDHISKLKTSSKKHVPSSNKLGEGESIVPLVKSNGNSSDKILSPSSRNKKELDSYSHTGKNMIQDVREEDDHLVVNNGEASSRKHKTNHKKRKADKLADNSFKKIGDSQDEDEENLEQNAARMLSSRFDPSCTGFSSKSKSSLSAADNGLDFFVPSDSDIVSGSANSVAALESASPDASSRILRPRREFKVKGLNRKRRHFYEVLYKDIDEYWVINRRIKVFWPLDESWYYGLINDYNVKEKLHHVKYDDRDEEWINLKNERFKLLLLPSEVPCRKPSRPSAAKKRDTNERNLSVDDDSVAGNYMDSEPIISWLTRYSQRLKSSSLIGSKKHKTSNHTQTHTESSGTYECLGIGSSKTVMIKSSSDSVLEGGANEMSVQATTSHHKDRRFPVVYYRRRFRKKDEDLEPMEEHDLFSKRLNLHGLRCYFSSAEATTLTVPFIELTEFNFKFHSPIHAIKYAYRAENSWFRHMILLQYGSVVVVWPNVHLEMLLVDDIVGLRSLVFEVCLDQAVEIVSLIFRIFHLPMEKENYVDPQLPYTSVWFKLSCFHGIRKEQLYTFHSFTKNKFAKWSFLDYKLQQYCSSSKTLSISECTHDNINALEGARNHLHKSSSCKKFSMFEGLRNKFMQTNRMGVSKEPCNLAKNKEGFAAPIADDFLVETFSKSALEVASPENPGTTLMKSDNSGINVVHSLCCDGDLVKSTNNLQKGGLNVSEDLILLECHEKNPVDATLETKKCDNNHLELERIANFPQPISSEVHLSVDISAAMSYSSLNSLSVEIPLMEQVERHDIAKTPSSHRPTDLSWNRSSGLNHSSNHTGPKRSVWHQNKNAPTSSSLGGISHVSTDGKTDLFQIAFGHGPKKPRTQVQYTLPSLGLDVSSKRASHGPRGLSYGRIRKSHEKGALDSSKNAVKNMELLACDANVLVTSVDKGWRECGAQVVLELADQNEWKLAVKLSGSAKYSYKAHQFLQPGSTNRYTHAMMWRGGKDWVLEFPERSQWMLFKEMHEECYNRNIRAASVKNIPIPGVRLIEESDDIYTEVPFACNPSKYICQDENDVDMATDPARVLYDMDSEDERWILNKNISLQITGTKCEQIPEELFEKTMDMFEKVSYTKRRENFTSDELEDFMDGIGPMAVVDEIYKHWLLKRQNKGMSLIRHLQPPMWEIYDHQVKEWEKAMTKANNGISSGCHQVKASMQKPPAFAFCLKPRGLEVPNKGPKQRSQRRLPLPALGNNYMGYQDNLHAYGRRSSGSGYGDDKFNLQGNGHEMGDANGSRYATLGGGSSEGGSEWTPGPKLHRSKSKKNGTFPSPINSPRMLGSSSYNQRTSKRNDNGRMSNWNTGFPEWPNQKQQHHCHLFEPLDGKDLDEFRLRDASGAAQHALNMAKLKREKAQRLMHRADLAIQKAAVALMTAETIKAAAKESNGDDDDDDDG from the exons ATGATGGAAAACGGTGATAGAAAGCTAAGTGGTGCTGGAACTTCGAAGAAAAGTAGATCATTGGATATTAATAGTCTGTATAAATCTGTAAGTCCAAGGGAAGGGCATAAGAACAAGAGGAAGACAATCGTGGATGATGATCGTGATAACAAAGTTagtaaaaagaagaagaagagcaggaAAGAGGTGTCACTGAGTActtttgaagcacaagatgattCACAGGGGGATGATGAGTCAAGGAAAATACTAAGTAGAAGTGGTAGAGCTGATGGTATTTCACTAACCTTGGATGATAAGGATGATGTTATAAGAATTCCGAAGCGGCGAAGGGATTTTATAGGCCGCAAGAGATATGGAAGCAATCAAACTTCCAAGCCTCAAAGTCCATCTCATAATGACATCATTAGTCCTGTTGATCACATTTCCAAGTTGAAAACAAGTTCCAAGAAGCATGTGCCTAGCTCTAACAAGTTGGGTGAAGGCGAATCCATAGTCCCCTTGGTTAAGTCGAATGGAAATTCTTCAGATAAAATTCTTTCTCCTAGTTCCaggaataaaaaagaacttgaTAGCTACAGTCATACTGGAAAAAATATGATTCAGGATGTTAGAGAGGAAGATGATCATTTAGTTGTTAACAATGGTGAAGCATCTTCTAGAAAGCACAAGACCAATCATAAGAAAAGGAAGGCTGATAAATTGGCAGATAATTCATTCAAGAAGATAGGCGACTCCCAAGATGAGGATGAGGAGAATCTTGAGCAAAACGCTGCAAGAATGCTTTCATCTCGATTTGACCCAAGCTGCACCGGATTCTCTTCAAAAAGCAAATCTTCTTTATCAGCTGCAGATAATGGGCTTGATTTCTTTGTTCCTTCTGATAGCGACATTGTTAGTGGAAGTGCCAACTCTGTAGCTGCCTTAGAGTCCGCGTCGCCAGATGCTTCCAGTCGAATACTCCGTCCGAGGAGGGAGTTTAAAGTGAAGGGCCTCAATAGAAAACGTCGACATTTCTATGAGGTCCTTTATAAGGATATCGATGAGTACTGGGTCATCAACAGGAGGATCAAGGTATTCTGGCCATTAGATGAGAGCTGGTATTATGGTCTGATAAATGATTATAATGTTAAAGAAAAACTACATCATGTTAAATACGATGACAGGGATGAAGAATGGATTAATTTGAAGAATGAAAGATTTAAGCTTTTGCTTCTTCCTAGTGAGGTTCCTTGTAGGAAACCATCAAGACCCTCTGCTGCTAAAAAAAGGGATACAAATGAAAGGAACCTGTCTGTGGATGATGACAGTGTTGCAGGAAACTACATGGACTCGGAGCCAATAATCTCATGGTTGACCCGCTATTCTCAGCGTCTCAAATCATCTTCTTTGATTGGTTCAAAGAAGCACAAAACATCTAATCATACTCAGACCCATACGGAATCTAGTGGTACTTATGAGTGCTTGGGCATAGGTTCTTCAAAAACTGTTATGATAAAATCCTCTAGTGATTCTGTTCTAGAGGGTGGTGCAAATGAGATGTCAGTGCAAGCAACCACTAGTCACCACAAAGATAGAAGATTTCCTGTTGTTTATTACAGGAGGCGTTTTCGGAAGAAAGATGAAGATCTGGAACCTATGGAAGAGCATGATCTCTTTTCTAAAAGGCTGAACTTGCATGGTTTACGTTGTTATTTTAGTAGTGCAGAAGCAACCACATTGACCGTTCCCTTTATTGAACTAACAGAGTTCAATTTTAAGTTTCACTCTCCTATTCATGCCATTAAGTATGCATATAGAGCAGAGAATTCATGGTTTCGGCACATGATACTGCTGCAATATGGCTCAGTTGTTGTTGTATGGCCTAATGTACATTTAGAAATGCTTTTAGTTGATGATATAGTTGGATTGAGGTCCCTTGTTTTCGAAGTTTGTTTGGATCAAGCTGTGGAAATTGTATCCTTGATTTTCAGAATATTTCACCTACCTATGGAAAAGGAAAATTACGTGGATCCACAGTTGCCATATACTTCAGTGTGGTTTAAGCTTTCATGTTTTCATGGTATAAGAAAGGAGCAGCTCTATACATTTCACAGctttactaaaaataaatttgcaaaGTGGTCCTTCCTTGATTACAAACTGCAGCAATATTGTTCTTCCTCCAAGACATTATCAATTTCTGAATGCACGCATGATAACATCAATGCGCTGGAAGGTGCAAGAAATCACTTGCATAAAAGTTCTAGTTGTAAGAAGTTCAGCATGtttgag GGACTACGGAACAAGTTTATGCAAACTAATCGCATGGGCGTTTCTAAGGAACCTTGCAATTTGGCT AAGAACAAGGAAGGCTTCGCTGCTCCTATTGCTGATGACTTTTTAGTTGAAACTTTCTCCAAGAGTGCTTTGGAAGTAGCTTCTCCTGAAAATCCTGGAACCACTTTGATGAAATCAGATAATTCTGGAATAAATGTTGTCCACTCCTTATGCTGTGATGGTGATCTGGTGAAATCTACTAATAATCTGCAAAAAGGTGGACTGAATGTTTCagaagatttgattttattagaatGTCATGAAAAAAATCCAGTTGATGCGACTCTGGAAACAAAGAAATGTGATAACAATCACCTTGAATTAGAAAGGATTGCTAACTTTCCACAACCCATCAGTTCTGAGGTTCATTTGTCTGTAGACATATCTGCTGCCATGTCTTACTCTAGTTTGAACAGTCTTTCTGTTGAAATTCCATTGATGGAGCAAGTTGAACGGCATGATATTGCTAAAACACCTAGTTCCCATCGGCCAACTGATCTGTCTTGGAATCGGAGTTCTGGTTTAAATCATTCTTCCAATCATACTGGTCCTAAAAGAAGTGTGTGGCATCAAAACAAAAATGCTCCTACTTCATCCTCACTTGGAGGTATCTCACATGTGTCGACTGATGGAAAAACAGACTTATTCCAGATTGCCTTTGGACATGGACCAAAGAAGCCTCGCACTCAGGTTCAATATACCTTACCTTCTCTAGGTTTGGATGTTAGCTCTAAGCGGGCAAGCCATGGACCAAGAGGGCTCTCATACGGGAGGATTAGGAAATCCCATGAGAAGGGGGCATTAGATTCTTCCAAAAATGCTGTAAAAAATATGGAATTGTTAGCTTGTGATGCAAATGTATTAGTCACATCTGTGGATAAAGGTTGGAGAGAATGTGGTGCGCAAGTGGTATTGGAACTTGCAGATCAAAATGAATGGAAACTTGCAGTTAAACTTTCAGGGTCTGCCAAATATTCATACAAGGCACATCAATTCCTGCAGCCTGGGTCAACAAATCGCTATACTCATGCTATGATGTGGAGAGGAGGAAAGGATTGGGTTTTGGAATTTCCTGAGAGGAGTCAGTGGATGCTTTTCAAGGAGATGCATGAAGAGTGTTATAACCGTAACATTCGCGCTGCTTCGGTTAAAAATATTCCCATTCCCGGGGTTCGTCTAATAGAAGAGTCAGATGATATTTACACAGAAGTACCATTTGCATGCAACCCTTCTAAGTACATTTGTCAGGATGAAAATGATGTAGACATGGCCACAGATCCTGCACGGGTGTTATATGACAtggatagtgaagatgaaagatggattttaaataagaatatatcACTGCAAATTACAGGGACCAAATGTGAACAGATTCCTGAGGAATTATTCGAAAAGACGATGGACATGTTTGAGAAAGTTTCTTATACCAAGCGCCGTGAGAATTTTACATCTGACGAATTAGAAGACTTTATGGATGGAATTGGACCAATGGCAGTTGTTGATGAGATATATAAGCACTGGCTTCTGAAGAGGCAGAACAAAGGGATGTCATTAATTCGACATTTGCAG CCGCCAATGTGGGAGATATATGATCACCAAGTAAAAGAATGGGAGAAAGCAATGACCAAAGCTAATAATGGCATCTCCAGTGGATGCCACCAAGTGAAAGCTTCTATGCAGAAACCTCCTGCCTTTGCTTTTTGTTTGAAACCAAGGGGTTTGGAAGTTCCCAATAAAGGTCCAAAACAAAGATCCCAAAGAAGACTTCCACTACCTGCACTTGGCAACAATTACATGGGGTATCAAGACAACCTCCATGCCTATG GGAGGAGATCAAGTGGGTCTGGTTATGGAGATGACAAGTTTAATCTCCAAGGAAACGGGCATGAAATGGGTGATGCCAATGGATCAAGATATGCCACTTTGGGTGGTGGCAGTAGTGAAGGAGGGTCTGAGTGGACTCCTGGTCCAAAGCTCCACAGGAGTAAATCAAAGAAGAATGGTACATTTCCATCCCCCATTAATAGTCCACGAATGTTGGGAAGTTCTTCCTACAATCAGAGGACAAGCAAGAGAAACGACAATGGTAGGATGAGTAATTGGAACACAGGTTTTCCGGAGTGGCCAAATCAGAAGCAGCAGCATCATTGCCATCTATTTGAACCGTTGGATGGAAAAGATCTCGATGAATTCAGGCTGAGGGATGCATCTGGTGCAGCTCAGCATGCGCTGAACATGGCTAAGTTGAAAAGGGAGAAAGCTCAGAGATTAATGCATAGAGCAGATTTGGCTATTCAAAAGGCTGCAGTTGCTCTCATGACAGCCGAGACTATTAAAGCTGCTGCTAAAGAATCTAATGGGgatgacgacgatgatgatgatggctaG
- the LOC124925652 gene encoding probable xyloglucan galactosyltransferase GT19, with translation MAARTITLFFLFIIITIIVPIHSRLFDPEPDDPERDCADRWIHIRNLPHQFNLDLITNCSQYPLFDNFCPYVLNHGLGQKTHNRSHSWYRTDPLMLEIIFHRRMLEYPCLTDNPTSASAIYLPYYAGIDSLRYLYGPDVNSSFEHGLHLYKFLTQIDSPEIWNRRKGHDHFLVMARQAWDFTQPLTNDPPIWGTSFLELPEFFNLTALTLESRAWPWQEQAVPYPTSFHPPNVALLESWLNRVRRSRRTTLMLFVGGGGISSSPNIRRSIRLECDSCQNLTANSFGYSKLCEFVDCSNGVCEHDPIRFMKPMLQSSFCLQPPGDTPTRRSTFDGILSGCIPVFFEEQSAKGQYNWHLPVEKYGEFSVFISKEDVVFKGKTILEILSAIPRDEVRRMREKIVELIPNVMYRKHGSSFGLRSKNSDAFDIAIDGTLQRIKSRLQDVSLE, from the coding sequence ATGGCCGCTCGCACTATTAcactcttcttcctcttcatcatcatcaccatcatcGTACCTATTCATTCACGTCTCTTCGATCCAGAACCCGACGACCCAGAACGAGACTGCGCTGATCGTTGGATCCACATCCGTAATCTCCCTCACCAATTCAATCTAGACCTCATCACCAACTGTTCCCAATACCCTCTATTCGATAATTTCTGTCCTTACGTTCTCAATCACGGCCTCGGTCAAAAAACTCATAATCGCTCTCATTCATGGTATCGCACCGATCCATTGATGCTTGAAATCATTTTCCATCGTCGTATGCTTGAATACCCTTGTCTTACTGATAACCCCACATCCGCATCCGCCATCTATTTACCCTATTACGCTGGAATCGATTCCCTCAGATATCTATACGGTCCTGACGTTAATTCCAGCTTCGAACATGGTCTCCATCTCTATAAATTCCTAACCCAGATTGATTCACCTGAAATCTGGAATCGGAGAAAAGGACATGATCATTTCCTTGTTATGGCTCGTCAAGCTTGGGATTTCACTCAGCCGTTGACCAACGATCCCCCAATTTGGGGAACATCTTTTCTAGAATTACCTGAATTCTTCAATCTAACTGCTTTAACACTTGAATCCAGAGCTTGGCCGTGGCAAGAACAAGCTGTGCCGTACCCGACTTCGTTTCATCCACCGAACGTCGCTCTTCTCGAATCGTGGCTGAATCGTGTCCGCCGTTCGCGCCGGACGACTCTTATGCTCTTCGTTGGCGGCGGTGGAATCTCGTCTTCTCCTAATATAAGACGGAGTATAAGACTTGAATGTGATAGTTGTCAAAATCTAACTGCTAACAGTTTTGGGTATTCGAAACTATGCGAATTTGTTGATTGTTCTAACGGCGTATGTGAGCACGATCCGATTCGATTCATGAAACCCATGTTGCAATCGAGTTTTTGTTTGCAGCCTCCGGGAGATACGCCGACGAGAAGATCGACATTTGATGGAATCTTATCTGGGTGTATACCGGTGTTCTTTGAGGAACAATCGGCAAAGGGTCAATACAATTGGCACTTGCCGGTGGAGAAATACGGTGAGTTTTCAGTTTTTATATCGAAGGAGGATGTGGTTTTCAAGGGGAAGACGATTTTGGAAATTTTGTCGGCGATTCCTAGAGATGAAGTTCGGAGAATGAGAGAAAAGATTGTGGAATTGATTCCTAATGTGATGTATAGGAAACATGGAAGTTCATTTGGATTGAGATCGAAGAATTCTGATGCTTTTGATATTGCCATTGATGGAACTTTGCAGAGGATTAAATCCAGGCTTCAAGATGTTTCATTGGAGTGA
- the LOC124926890 gene encoding uncharacterized protein LOC124926890 isoform X1, producing MMENGDRKLSGAGTSKKSRSLDINSLYKSVSPREGHKNKRKTIVDDDRDNKVSKKKKKSRKEVSLSTFEAQDDSQGDDESRKILSRSGRADGISLTLDDKDDVIRIPKRRRDFIGRKRYGSNQTSKPQSPSHNDIISPVDHISKLKTSSKKHVPSSNKLGEGESIVPLVKSNGNSSDKILSPSSRNKKELDSYSHTGKNMIQDVREEDDHLVVNNGEASSRKHKTNHKKRKADKLADNSFKKIGDSQDEDEENLEQNAARMLSSRFDPSCTGFSSKSKSSLSAADNGLDFFVPSDSDIVSGSANSVAALESASPDASSRILRPRREFKVKGLNRKRRHFYEVLYKDIDEYWVINRRIKVFWPLDESWYYGLINDYNVKEKLHHVKYDDRDEEWINLKNERFKLLLLPSEVPCRKPSRPSAAKKRDTNERNLSVDDDSVAGNYMDSEPIISWLTRYSQRLKSSSLIGSKKHKTSNHTQTHTESSGTYECLGIGSSKTVMIKSSSDSVLEGGANEMSVQATTSHHKDRRFPVVYYRRRFRKKDEDLEPMEEHDLFSKRLNLHGLRCYFSSAEATTLTVPFIELTEFNFKFHSPIHAIKYAYRAENSWFRHMILLQYGSVVVVWPNVHLEMLLVDDIVGLRSLVFEVCLDQAVEIVSLIFRIFHLPMEKENYVDPQLPYTSVWFKLSCFHGIRKEQLYTFHSFTKNKFAKWSFLDYKLQQYCSSSKTLSISECTHDNINALEGARNHLHKSSSCKKFSMFEGLRNKFMQTNRMGVSKEPCNLAVSPSYPSSNGKNTKIPNFTLSFTAAPTLFRNLHLSLLVERSITCMSLDDHDLMYSQKNKEGFAAPIADDFLVETFSKSALEVASPENPGTTLMKSDNSGINVVHSLCCDGDLVKSTNNLQKGGLNVSEDLILLECHEKNPVDATLETKKCDNNHLELERIANFPQPISSEVHLSVDISAAMSYSSLNSLSVEIPLMEQVERHDIAKTPSSHRPTDLSWNRSSGLNHSSNHTGPKRSVWHQNKNAPTSSSLGGISHVSTDGKTDLFQIAFGHGPKKPRTQVQYTLPSLGLDVSSKRASHGPRGLSYGRIRKSHEKGALDSSKNAVKNMELLACDANVLVTSVDKGWRECGAQVVLELADQNEWKLAVKLSGSAKYSYKAHQFLQPGSTNRYTHAMMWRGGKDWVLEFPERSQWMLFKEMHEECYNRNIRAASVKNIPIPGVRLIEESDDIYTEVPFACNPSKYICQDENDVDMATDPARVLYDMDSEDERWILNKNISLQITGTKCEQIPEELFEKTMDMFEKVSYTKRRENFTSDELEDFMDGIGPMAVVDEIYKHWLLKRQNKGMSLIRHLQPPMWEIYDHQVKEWEKAMTKANNGISSGCHQVKASMQKPPAFAFCLKPRGLEVPNKGPKQRSQRRLPLPALGNNYMGYQDNLHAYGRRSSGSGYGDDKFNLQGNGHEMGDANGSRYATLGGGSSEGGSEWTPGPKLHRSKSKKNGTFPSPINSPRMLGSSSYNQRTSKRNDNGRMSNWNTGFPEWPNQKQQHHCHLFEPLDGKDLDEFRLRDASGAAQHALNMAKLKREKAQRLMHRADLAIQKAAVALMTAETIKAAAKESNGDDDDDDDG from the exons ATGATGGAAAACGGTGATAGAAAGCTAAGTGGTGCTGGAACTTCGAAGAAAAGTAGATCATTGGATATTAATAGTCTGTATAAATCTGTAAGTCCAAGGGAAGGGCATAAGAACAAGAGGAAGACAATCGTGGATGATGATCGTGATAACAAAGTTagtaaaaagaagaagaagagcaggaAAGAGGTGTCACTGAGTActtttgaagcacaagatgattCACAGGGGGATGATGAGTCAAGGAAAATACTAAGTAGAAGTGGTAGAGCTGATGGTATTTCACTAACCTTGGATGATAAGGATGATGTTATAAGAATTCCGAAGCGGCGAAGGGATTTTATAGGCCGCAAGAGATATGGAAGCAATCAAACTTCCAAGCCTCAAAGTCCATCTCATAATGACATCATTAGTCCTGTTGATCACATTTCCAAGTTGAAAACAAGTTCCAAGAAGCATGTGCCTAGCTCTAACAAGTTGGGTGAAGGCGAATCCATAGTCCCCTTGGTTAAGTCGAATGGAAATTCTTCAGATAAAATTCTTTCTCCTAGTTCCaggaataaaaaagaacttgaTAGCTACAGTCATACTGGAAAAAATATGATTCAGGATGTTAGAGAGGAAGATGATCATTTAGTTGTTAACAATGGTGAAGCATCTTCTAGAAAGCACAAGACCAATCATAAGAAAAGGAAGGCTGATAAATTGGCAGATAATTCATTCAAGAAGATAGGCGACTCCCAAGATGAGGATGAGGAGAATCTTGAGCAAAACGCTGCAAGAATGCTTTCATCTCGATTTGACCCAAGCTGCACCGGATTCTCTTCAAAAAGCAAATCTTCTTTATCAGCTGCAGATAATGGGCTTGATTTCTTTGTTCCTTCTGATAGCGACATTGTTAGTGGAAGTGCCAACTCTGTAGCTGCCTTAGAGTCCGCGTCGCCAGATGCTTCCAGTCGAATACTCCGTCCGAGGAGGGAGTTTAAAGTGAAGGGCCTCAATAGAAAACGTCGACATTTCTATGAGGTCCTTTATAAGGATATCGATGAGTACTGGGTCATCAACAGGAGGATCAAGGTATTCTGGCCATTAGATGAGAGCTGGTATTATGGTCTGATAAATGATTATAATGTTAAAGAAAAACTACATCATGTTAAATACGATGACAGGGATGAAGAATGGATTAATTTGAAGAATGAAAGATTTAAGCTTTTGCTTCTTCCTAGTGAGGTTCCTTGTAGGAAACCATCAAGACCCTCTGCTGCTAAAAAAAGGGATACAAATGAAAGGAACCTGTCTGTGGATGATGACAGTGTTGCAGGAAACTACATGGACTCGGAGCCAATAATCTCATGGTTGACCCGCTATTCTCAGCGTCTCAAATCATCTTCTTTGATTGGTTCAAAGAAGCACAAAACATCTAATCATACTCAGACCCATACGGAATCTAGTGGTACTTATGAGTGCTTGGGCATAGGTTCTTCAAAAACTGTTATGATAAAATCCTCTAGTGATTCTGTTCTAGAGGGTGGTGCAAATGAGATGTCAGTGCAAGCAACCACTAGTCACCACAAAGATAGAAGATTTCCTGTTGTTTATTACAGGAGGCGTTTTCGGAAGAAAGATGAAGATCTGGAACCTATGGAAGAGCATGATCTCTTTTCTAAAAGGCTGAACTTGCATGGTTTACGTTGTTATTTTAGTAGTGCAGAAGCAACCACATTGACCGTTCCCTTTATTGAACTAACAGAGTTCAATTTTAAGTTTCACTCTCCTATTCATGCCATTAAGTATGCATATAGAGCAGAGAATTCATGGTTTCGGCACATGATACTGCTGCAATATGGCTCAGTTGTTGTTGTATGGCCTAATGTACATTTAGAAATGCTTTTAGTTGATGATATAGTTGGATTGAGGTCCCTTGTTTTCGAAGTTTGTTTGGATCAAGCTGTGGAAATTGTATCCTTGATTTTCAGAATATTTCACCTACCTATGGAAAAGGAAAATTACGTGGATCCACAGTTGCCATATACTTCAGTGTGGTTTAAGCTTTCATGTTTTCATGGTATAAGAAAGGAGCAGCTCTATACATTTCACAGctttactaaaaataaatttgcaaaGTGGTCCTTCCTTGATTACAAACTGCAGCAATATTGTTCTTCCTCCAAGACATTATCAATTTCTGAATGCACGCATGATAACATCAATGCGCTGGAAGGTGCAAGAAATCACTTGCATAAAAGTTCTAGTTGTAAGAAGTTCAGCATGtttgag GGACTACGGAACAAGTTTATGCAAACTAATCGCATGGGCGTTTCTAAGGAACCTTGCAATTTGGCTGTGAGTCCATCTTATCCTAGCTCCAATGGGAAGAACACAAAAATTCCCAATTTTACTCTTTCTTTTACTGCTGCACCTACTCTCTTCCGCAATCTGCATCTTAGTCTTCTTGTGGAAAGAAGTATTACATGTATGAGTCTTGATGATCATGATTTGATGTATTCACAGAAGAACAAGGAAGGCTTCGCTGCTCCTATTGCTGATGACTTTTTAGTTGAAACTTTCTCCAAGAGTGCTTTGGAAGTAGCTTCTCCTGAAAATCCTGGAACCACTTTGATGAAATCAGATAATTCTGGAATAAATGTTGTCCACTCCTTATGCTGTGATGGTGATCTGGTGAAATCTACTAATAATCTGCAAAAAGGTGGACTGAATGTTTCagaagatttgattttattagaatGTCATGAAAAAAATCCAGTTGATGCGACTCTGGAAACAAAGAAATGTGATAACAATCACCTTGAATTAGAAAGGATTGCTAACTTTCCACAACCCATCAGTTCTGAGGTTCATTTGTCTGTAGACATATCTGCTGCCATGTCTTACTCTAGTTTGAACAGTCTTTCTGTTGAAATTCCATTGATGGAGCAAGTTGAACGGCATGATATTGCTAAAACACCTAGTTCCCATCGGCCAACTGATCTGTCTTGGAATCGGAGTTCTGGTTTAAATCATTCTTCCAATCATACTGGTCCTAAAAGAAGTGTGTGGCATCAAAACAAAAATGCTCCTACTTCATCCTCACTTGGAGGTATCTCACATGTGTCGACTGATGGAAAAACAGACTTATTCCAGATTGCCTTTGGACATGGACCAAAGAAGCCTCGCACTCAGGTTCAATATACCTTACCTTCTCTAGGTTTGGATGTTAGCTCTAAGCGGGCAAGCCATGGACCAAGAGGGCTCTCATACGGGAGGATTAGGAAATCCCATGAGAAGGGGGCATTAGATTCTTCCAAAAATGCTGTAAAAAATATGGAATTGTTAGCTTGTGATGCAAATGTATTAGTCACATCTGTGGATAAAGGTTGGAGAGAATGTGGTGCGCAAGTGGTATTGGAACTTGCAGATCAAAATGAATGGAAACTTGCAGTTAAACTTTCAGGGTCTGCCAAATATTCATACAAGGCACATCAATTCCTGCAGCCTGGGTCAACAAATCGCTATACTCATGCTATGATGTGGAGAGGAGGAAAGGATTGGGTTTTGGAATTTCCTGAGAGGAGTCAGTGGATGCTTTTCAAGGAGATGCATGAAGAGTGTTATAACCGTAACATTCGCGCTGCTTCGGTTAAAAATATTCCCATTCCCGGGGTTCGTCTAATAGAAGAGTCAGATGATATTTACACAGAAGTACCATTTGCATGCAACCCTTCTAAGTACATTTGTCAGGATGAAAATGATGTAGACATGGCCACAGATCCTGCACGGGTGTTATATGACAtggatagtgaagatgaaagatggattttaaataagaatatatcACTGCAAATTACAGGGACCAAATGTGAACAGATTCCTGAGGAATTATTCGAAAAGACGATGGACATGTTTGAGAAAGTTTCTTATACCAAGCGCCGTGAGAATTTTACATCTGACGAATTAGAAGACTTTATGGATGGAATTGGACCAATGGCAGTTGTTGATGAGATATATAAGCACTGGCTTCTGAAGAGGCAGAACAAAGGGATGTCATTAATTCGACATTTGCAG CCGCCAATGTGGGAGATATATGATCACCAAGTAAAAGAATGGGAGAAAGCAATGACCAAAGCTAATAATGGCATCTCCAGTGGATGCCACCAAGTGAAAGCTTCTATGCAGAAACCTCCTGCCTTTGCTTTTTGTTTGAAACCAAGGGGTTTGGAAGTTCCCAATAAAGGTCCAAAACAAAGATCCCAAAGAAGACTTCCACTACCTGCACTTGGCAACAATTACATGGGGTATCAAGACAACCTCCATGCCTATG GGAGGAGATCAAGTGGGTCTGGTTATGGAGATGACAAGTTTAATCTCCAAGGAAACGGGCATGAAATGGGTGATGCCAATGGATCAAGATATGCCACTTTGGGTGGTGGCAGTAGTGAAGGAGGGTCTGAGTGGACTCCTGGTCCAAAGCTCCACAGGAGTAAATCAAAGAAGAATGGTACATTTCCATCCCCCATTAATAGTCCACGAATGTTGGGAAGTTCTTCCTACAATCAGAGGACAAGCAAGAGAAACGACAATGGTAGGATGAGTAATTGGAACACAGGTTTTCCGGAGTGGCCAAATCAGAAGCAGCAGCATCATTGCCATCTATTTGAACCGTTGGATGGAAAAGATCTCGATGAATTCAGGCTGAGGGATGCATCTGGTGCAGCTCAGCATGCGCTGAACATGGCTAAGTTGAAAAGGGAGAAAGCTCAGAGATTAATGCATAGAGCAGATTTGGCTATTCAAAAGGCTGCAGTTGCTCTCATGACAGCCGAGACTATTAAAGCTGCTGCTAAAGAATCTAATGGGgatgacgacgatgatgatgatggctaG